One segment of Methylotuvimicrobium sp. KM2 DNA contains the following:
- a CDS encoding integrase, producing the protein MNDYPPHIEVINDAGPYPPGSPPQRWFLSRLPIFLGVFLSALLIGLAYNYSRPAIYRSTATLLTSAMTAIDQTSETADIQHVAIQRQILLGRELLNETLKRLEITHPQANLTLEDVKEILQVQSLPDTQLVEMQAEGEMPEILSALINTWIDVYLDARAAEIESSKGKTIQIVKDELTELEIKIEQARNALIEFRNEHDIASTERQENTVLAKLTGLTAALNNANEAEVKAKARLEAVEKAIEEGQAVVPTQDQRSLDQLEQRLQQLREKLAEFDKRYTREYLARQPSMRFIPEEIKKLEKEIAAKQQYGTRIVHTDAMQEYQAAKMTLDRIRQQLEDHKRMASEFSSRFAQHETLKADLDGLEKIYRETQERLAQIETRPVEKYPQVTVIDRAFLARDPISPNYKRDTVIIVIGSVMLGLFGVWLAEFLHPPRKKQSDDAFSGLSAYANLGFGAGRLDLPQISPERLAQIRNHQRLHAPMLRELSDADLRALLNASNTMGKQLIVLLLLGVTLKEAAALTPEHLYAESGEIRLSGAVPRNIPLDGLLSYFNEQHRFPAWYTDSPLAVGDLSAIISVAAIDAGMTHPEDFNADAIRHTYIVYLIRQGLKLSELENIVGTIAPADLVEYGRYSPLRPGLSVTEINRIHPALETEALPPAQ; encoded by the coding sequence ATGAACGATTATCCGCCGCATATTGAAGTCATCAATGATGCAGGTCCTTACCCGCCTGGCTCGCCTCCCCAACGCTGGTTTCTTTCCCGTTTACCAATCTTTCTCGGCGTTTTCCTGAGCGCATTGCTCATCGGCTTGGCTTACAACTACAGCCGCCCTGCAATATACCGCAGCACTGCAACTTTACTGACTTCGGCAATGACCGCGATCGATCAGACCTCGGAAACCGCCGATATTCAGCATGTCGCGATACAACGGCAAATTTTGCTGGGCCGCGAACTATTGAATGAAACGCTCAAGAGACTCGAGATAACGCATCCGCAAGCCAATCTCACTTTAGAAGACGTCAAGGAAATCTTGCAAGTCCAATCGTTGCCCGACACGCAATTGGTCGAGATGCAGGCCGAGGGCGAAATGCCGGAGATTTTATCGGCTTTGATCAATACTTGGATAGACGTATATTTGGATGCCAGAGCGGCGGAAATCGAAAGCAGCAAAGGTAAGACTATACAAATCGTCAAGGATGAATTGACCGAATTGGAAATTAAAATCGAACAAGCTCGGAACGCGCTGATAGAATTTAGGAACGAACATGACATCGCCTCGACCGAGCGACAAGAAAATACGGTATTGGCTAAACTGACCGGGCTCACGGCGGCATTGAATAACGCCAATGAGGCCGAAGTCAAAGCCAAGGCTCGACTCGAAGCCGTCGAAAAGGCCATCGAAGAAGGTCAAGCCGTCGTGCCGACTCAGGATCAACGCAGCCTGGATCAATTGGAGCAACGCTTGCAACAGCTCAGGGAAAAGCTGGCCGAATTCGACAAACGCTATACCCGGGAATACCTGGCTCGGCAACCGTCGATGCGATTCATTCCCGAGGAAATTAAAAAGCTCGAAAAGGAAATTGCAGCCAAGCAGCAATACGGCACAAGAATCGTTCATACCGATGCGATGCAAGAATACCAGGCCGCTAAAATGACGCTCGATCGTATTCGTCAACAGCTCGAGGACCACAAACGCATGGCGTCGGAGTTTAGCTCGCGTTTCGCGCAACACGAAACTCTGAAAGCCGATCTCGATGGACTCGAAAAAATTTACCGAGAAACGCAAGAACGCCTGGCTCAAATCGAAACGCGTCCGGTTGAAAAATACCCTCAGGTTACCGTGATTGACCGAGCCTTTCTTGCCCGCGACCCCATCAGCCCGAATTACAAGCGAGATACAGTGATTATCGTTATCGGTTCAGTCATGCTCGGACTGTTCGGCGTTTGGCTGGCCGAGTTTTTACATCCGCCGAGGAAAAAACAATCGGACGATGCGTTTTCCGGTTTATCGGCCTACGCGAACCTAGGTTTTGGCGCAGGAAGGCTGGATTTGCCGCAAATCTCTCCCGAAAGGCTTGCGCAAATTCGCAATCATCAGCGACTGCATGCGCCAATGCTACGGGAATTGTCGGATGCCGATTTGCGCGCGCTGCTCAATGCTTCGAATACGATGGGTAAACAGTTAATTGTTTTGTTATTGCTTGGCGTTACATTGAAGGAAGCCGCGGCATTGACTCCCGAGCATCTGTATGCCGAGTCTGGAGAAATCCGGTTGAGCGGTGCCGTACCGAGAAACATTCCGCTCGACGGTCTATTGAGTTATTTTAACGAGCAACATCGATTTCCGGCCTGGTATACCGATAGCCCGCTAGCGGTCGGCGATCTTTCCGCGATTATAAGTGTTGCGGCGATCGATGCCGGCATGACACATCCCGAAGATTTCAATGCCGATGCCATTCGCCATACCTACATCGTGTATCTCATAAGACAAGGTTTGAAGTTATCCGAACTTGAAAACATCGTCGGAACGATAGCGCCTGCCGATTTAGTCGAATACGGGCGTTATTCGCCGTTACGCCCCGGTCTTTCAGTAACTGAAATCAACCGAATCCATCCGGCTTTGGAAACGGAAGCACTTCCGCCGGCGCAATGA
- a CDS encoding TIGR04283 family arsenosugar biosynthesis glycosyltransferase: protein MLFSIIIPTLNEQTSIVECLGKLQHLREHAEIIVSDGGSSDRTVALAEGLADRVLTGPAGRAKQMNRGAKYAYGEILIFLHADTVLPEQALNSINHALNEGAYWGRFDIRLSGRHFMLKVIAALMNLRSRWTGIATGDQAIFVSRKAFDAVGGFPDIALMEDIALSKSLKKWGKPACLVDRVVSSGRRWESYGLYRTILLMWSLRLRYFLGSHPETLAHLYRTGKLWKP from the coding sequence ATGCTCTTTTCGATCATAATCCCGACACTCAACGAACAAACCTCGATCGTTGAATGCCTTGGCAAACTGCAACACTTACGCGAACATGCGGAAATTATCGTATCGGACGGCGGCAGTAGCGATCGCACCGTGGCACTGGCCGAGGGTCTGGCCGACCGTGTCTTAACCGGCCCGGCCGGCCGCGCCAAGCAAATGAACCGGGGGGCAAAGTATGCGTATGGCGAAATCTTGATCTTTTTGCATGCCGATACGGTCTTGCCCGAACAAGCATTGAACTCGATTAATCATGCCTTGAACGAAGGCGCATATTGGGGGCGTTTCGATATTCGTCTGAGCGGTCGCCATTTCATGTTGAAGGTGATCGCCGCACTAATGAATCTACGTTCGCGATGGACCGGTATCGCGACCGGAGATCAGGCGATTTTCGTGAGTCGCAAAGCCTTCGATGCCGTGGGGGGCTTTCCCGATATCGCCTTGATGGAAGATATCGCGCTAAGCAAATCTTTGAAAAAATGGGGTAAACCCGCTTGCCTAGTCGATCGTGTCGTCAGTTCCGGCAGGCGCTGGGAAAGCTATGGCCTATACCGAACGATTCTATTGATGTGGAGTCTAAGACTTCGCTATTTTTTGGGCAGCCATCCGGAGACCTTGGCTCATCTCTACCGAACAGGAAAATTATGGAAACCGTAA
- a CDS encoding sterol desaturase family protein yields the protein METVIRLSVALGIFLIMISWEALRPRRKQSPDRKRRWPINIGLALFNMLLMRLTVGGAAYLSAVYAQEQSWGILNALDIQGWPAVAVTLIALDFAIYGQHVLSHKWPLLWRLHQIHHTDMAFDATTAVRFHPLEIVFSMFYKIAWILLLGADPLAVIAFEIILNGAATFNHGNVDIPERVDKILRWFIVTPDMHRIHHSTIPVETDSNYGFSISCWDRLCGTYRAEPKQAQTEMPIGLAPYRNPEELGFASLLRLPFSGLRRE from the coding sequence ATGGAAACCGTAATCCGCTTATCTGTTGCGCTAGGTATTTTTTTGATCATGATCAGTTGGGAAGCGCTGCGACCAAGACGCAAGCAATCGCCCGACCGCAAACGACGCTGGCCGATCAATATCGGCTTGGCGCTGTTCAACATGCTGCTGATGCGATTGACGGTCGGGGGAGCGGCCTATCTGAGCGCGGTTTATGCGCAAGAGCAGTCTTGGGGAATTTTGAATGCGCTTGATATTCAAGGCTGGCCGGCGGTTGCGGTTACCTTGATCGCGCTCGATTTTGCGATTTACGGTCAGCATGTGCTCTCGCACAAATGGCCGTTGCTATGGCGTTTGCACCAGATTCATCACACCGATATGGCCTTCGATGCGACAACGGCGGTTCGCTTTCATCCGTTGGAAATCGTTTTTTCGATGTTCTATAAAATCGCATGGATCTTGTTGCTCGGCGCGGACCCGCTGGCCGTGATCGCCTTCGAAATCATCCTGAACGGAGCGGCTACGTTCAATCACGGCAATGTCGATATCCCGGAGCGAGTCGATAAAATACTCCGTTGGTTCATCGTCACGCCGGACATGCATCGTATTCATCATTCGACGATCCCAGTCGAAACCGACAGTAATTACGGCTTTTCGATTTCCTGTTGGGATCGCCTATGCGGCACCTACCGCGCCGAACCCAAACAAGCGCAAACCGAGATGCCGATCGGCCTAGCCCCTTATAGAAACCCCGAGGAACTGGGCTTCGCGAGTTTGTTGCGTTTACCGTTTAGCGGGCTACGCCGGGAGTGA
- a CDS encoding DUF6494 family protein: MNEDTLNMEVRKFLKQVGVTSQRELEHAIVKAVETGELKGTETLQVKMTLELPDVRLTHTIEDQIKLE, encoded by the coding sequence ATGAACGAAGATACATTGAATATGGAAGTCAGGAAGTTTTTGAAACAAGTCGGCGTGACTTCACAGCGAGAACTTGAACACGCGATTGTCAAGGCCGTTGAAACGGGTGAGTTGAAAGGAACCGAAACCTTGCAGGTAAAGATGACCTTGGAATTACCGGACGTTCGGTTAACGCATACGATCGAGGATCAAATTAAGCTGGAATAA
- a CDS encoding TonB-dependent hemoglobin/transferrin/lactoferrin family receptor, with translation MLANAPTIADEKAAMKDTVKLDTMIVEGSSSARPLDEEPGTASVIDAETIERRMVRSIKDLIRYEPGVNVGNDPQRFGATGFTIRGLGGNRVLMQVDGVRLPDAFSIGSFASATRNMVDMDALKSVEIIRGAGSAQYGGDALGGTVGFVTKDPRDYLDTFGNDYYADAKLGYNTTDQSFLKTATLAGASFGFESLLLLTHSESAETDTKGDNKELNPRRTAPSPQDNEVYNGLGKLLYRFDDDNVLRLTGEWMHSESELDAYHARDPLGIGFPPNTKIFSLITDDRQTRWRISLDHTLKHIDFALFDSAFWRVYRQKTAATQETWQDRDNPLNKRHLIHRIFSFDNDDFGGEIRFDKLFSTGIFDHALQYGGQISMNTITQKRDGTITYTSGNPPFIQPGTVSKTVPPDTFPVRDFPESLVTKAGAYLQDNITFFDRRVELIPGVRIEFYSLKPQKDRLYDATSEVQPTELDEYKILPKLGALIHLTDELTIHGQYAEGFRGPNFGESNSGFVNDQFGYQTIPNFNPAPETSTGFEVGLRGKGAAGTFDLTFFRNDYQNFLFLDTVCVPSAATGFCLAYGDTPRLTFQQINNPDDIRIQGVEFKSQLYLDWFHETLEGASLIVSGSYAEGVNLETGSVNDVSLRGISPAKGVIGLRYEEPSGIWGSELILTLVDAKRPKTAPDDAQFLPRGYGVVDFNGYYRFNDHVSVNVGAFNLFDKTYIDWEDINTRAGDPHATFGAYANADFWKRYSRPGRNVGATLKIAF, from the coding sequence ATGTTAGCGAATGCGCCGACGATTGCCGATGAGAAGGCCGCGATGAAAGATACGGTGAAGCTCGATACGATGATTGTCGAAGGCTCTTCAAGCGCCCGTCCGCTGGATGAAGAGCCTGGCACCGCTTCGGTAATCGATGCCGAGACGATAGAACGGCGAATGGTTCGCAGCATCAAAGATTTGATCCGTTACGAGCCGGGCGTCAACGTCGGCAACGATCCGCAACGTTTCGGCGCGACCGGCTTTACGATTCGCGGTCTCGGCGGCAACCGCGTGTTGATGCAAGTCGACGGCGTTCGCTTGCCGGACGCTTTTTCGATCGGCTCGTTCGCCTCGGCGACGCGAAACATGGTCGACATGGATGCGCTGAAATCGGTCGAAATCATCCGCGGCGCAGGGTCTGCCCAATACGGCGGAGATGCGCTGGGCGGCACGGTCGGCTTTGTCACTAAAGACCCGCGTGATTATCTCGACACATTCGGCAACGATTATTATGCCGACGCCAAACTCGGGTACAACACGACCGATCAAAGTTTTCTGAAAACTGCTACATTGGCAGGCGCATCATTTGGTTTTGAAAGCTTGCTGCTGTTAACGCACTCAGAAAGCGCAGAAACCGACACGAAAGGCGACAACAAGGAGCTGAATCCGAGACGGACCGCGCCAAGCCCTCAGGACAACGAAGTCTACAACGGACTCGGCAAGCTGCTCTACCGTTTCGACGATGACAACGTGCTACGCTTAACCGGCGAGTGGATGCACAGCGAGTCCGAGCTCGACGCTTATCATGCCAGAGATCCATTGGGCATCGGCTTTCCTCCGAACACAAAAATATTCAGCCTGATCACCGATGACAGACAAACGCGTTGGCGGATTTCGTTGGATCATACGCTTAAACATATCGACTTTGCGTTATTCGATAGCGCATTCTGGCGCGTATACCGGCAAAAGACTGCGGCGACACAAGAAACTTGGCAAGATCGCGACAATCCGCTGAATAAACGCCATCTGATCCACCGTATTTTCAGCTTCGATAACGACGATTTCGGTGGGGAAATTCGCTTCGACAAGCTTTTCTCGACCGGTATTTTCGATCATGCGTTGCAATACGGCGGTCAAATCAGCATGAACACGATTACGCAGAAGCGGGACGGCACAATAACCTATACCAGCGGTAATCCGCCATTCATTCAACCGGGAACCGTTTCGAAAACCGTCCCGCCCGACACGTTTCCTGTCCGCGATTTTCCTGAAAGCTTAGTGACGAAGGCGGGTGCTTATCTTCAAGACAACATCACGTTTTTTGATCGGCGCGTAGAGCTGATTCCCGGTGTACGTATCGAGTTCTACTCTTTAAAGCCGCAAAAAGACCGACTATACGATGCGACGTCGGAGGTGCAGCCGACTGAACTCGACGAGTACAAGATTCTGCCTAAGTTGGGCGCGTTAATCCATCTCACCGATGAATTAACAATTCACGGGCAATATGCGGAAGGGTTCCGCGGCCCGAATTTTGGCGAAAGCAACTCCGGTTTCGTCAACGATCAATTCGGTTATCAAACGATCCCGAACTTCAATCCGGCACCCGAAACCAGCACCGGTTTTGAGGTCGGTTTGCGCGGCAAAGGTGCGGCCGGAACGTTCGATCTGACTTTTTTTCGCAACGATTACCAGAATTTTTTGTTTTTGGATACGGTTTGCGTACCTTCGGCGGCGACCGGATTCTGTTTGGCCTACGGCGATACGCCAAGATTGACATTTCAGCAAATCAATAACCCGGACGATATCCGGATTCAGGGCGTCGAATTCAAAAGCCAACTTTACTTAGATTGGTTCCACGAAACTTTGGAAGGAGCGAGTCTAATAGTCAGCGGATCGTATGCTGAGGGCGTCAATCTCGAAACCGGTTCCGTAAACGACGTGTCCTTACGCGGCATCAGCCCGGCCAAAGGCGTGATCGGTCTGCGCTACGAAGAACCTTCGGGAATCTGGGGTTCTGAATTGATATTAACATTGGTCGACGCCAAGCGTCCGAAGACAGCGCCGGACGATGCGCAATTCCTGCCCCGAGGATACGGCGTCGTCGACTTTAACGGCTACTATCGTTTCAACGACCATGTTTCGGTTAACGTCGGCGCGTTCAATCTATTCGACAAAACCTATATCGACTGGGAAGACATCAATACGCGGGCCGGCGACCCGCATGCAACCTTCGGAGCCTACGCGAACGCCGATTTCTGGAAGCGTTATTCGCGACCGGGGCGCAACGTCGGCGCGACGTTAAAAATAGCATTTTGA
- a CDS encoding pilus assembly protein produces the protein MHSSYQDIKQKLSSLFDELFTHEGYADMHIEMRILKRGQKEVILHCGKQYRYVADFRPGDDSLNAYKETGGHALEFVRCESRR, from the coding sequence ATGCACTCAAGCTACCAAGATATTAAACAAAAACTGTCGTCGTTATTCGACGAATTATTCACACATGAAGGCTATGCCGACATGCACATCGAAATGCGAATTCTCAAACGGGGACAAAAAGAGGTGATTCTGCATTGCGGCAAACAATACCGTTATGTTGCCGATTTTCGGCCCGGTGATGACTCGCTAAATGCCTACAAGGAAACCGGCGGTCATGCACTCGAATTCGTCCGGTGCGAATCGAGGCGCTAA